The following coding sequences lie in one Gloeomargarita sp. SKYB120 genomic window:
- a CDS encoding CPBP family intramembrane metalloprotease: MLAFVLLLLLVWLPVVAALWPFLQGNTPIRSIATGILYLEFVGMLYLWGRAVRDEKRPWVMYGLQLNRRWWQEALAGWTMALGALLGLLALQASWGWLDWQAAPPSSVVLQGMGLGLGVALAEELLFRGWLWQELQLDYGVTVAVWASSGLFALAHFFHPPEVLLQIWPQFPGLWVLGLALAWGRLACAGRLSWPVGFHAGLVTAYYWVRVGHWLVVNPELPAWLTALETNPLASPLGFTAMLVVALVTRWWWVRQVNA; the protein is encoded by the coding sequence TTGCTGGCATTTGTCCTGCTACTTCTGCTGGTTTGGTTGCCGGTGGTGGCTGCTCTTTGGCCATTCCTGCAGGGCAACACGCCCATCCGCTCTATAGCAACTGGCATTCTTTATCTGGAATTTGTCGGTATGTTGTACCTGTGGGGCCGAGCAGTCCGAGACGAAAAGCGCCCCTGGGTCATGTATGGCCTGCAACTGAACCGGCGGTGGTGGCAAGAGGCGCTGGCGGGTTGGACAATGGCCCTAGGGGCGTTATTGGGATTGCTGGCATTGCAGGCATCCTGGGGATGGTTGGACTGGCAAGCGGCGCCCCCTTCATCCGTTGTTCTACAAGGGATGGGCTTGGGACTTGGGGTAGCCCTAGCAGAAGAACTGTTGTTTCGGGGCTGGCTGTGGCAGGAACTGCAACTAGATTACGGGGTCACCGTGGCCGTTTGGGCAAGTAGTGGACTGTTTGCACTGGCGCATTTTTTTCATCCCCCCGAGGTACTGCTGCAAATCTGGCCGCAATTTCCGGGTTTGTGGGTCCTGGGATTGGCGCTGGCGTGGGGACGCCTGGCCTGTGCCGGCCGATTAAGTTGGCCAGTGGGCTTTCACGCAGGTCTGGTAACAGCCTACTACTGGGTGCGAGTGGGGCATTGGCTCGTGGTGAATCCGGAGTTGCCGGCCTGGTTGACGGCGCTGGAGACGAATCCGCTGGCAAGTCCCCTGGGATTTACGGCGATGTTAGTCGTGGCGCTTGTCACGCGCTGGTGGTGGGTACGCCAGGTGAATGCGTAA
- the clpS gene encoding ATP-dependent Clp protease adapter ClpS, protein MATEILEKPKTSQERKHAPKYKVLLHNDDHNTMEYVVECLMKVVPSLSWVEAVNIMLEAHNTGVALVIVCPLEPAEFYCEGLRRKGLTSTIEPEC, encoded by the coding sequence ATGGCGACCGAAATCCTGGAAAAACCAAAAACCAGTCAAGAACGCAAGCACGCACCCAAGTACAAAGTTCTGCTCCACAACGACGACCACAATACCATGGAGTACGTGGTGGAGTGCTTGATGAAGGTGGTGCCAAGTCTCTCCTGGGTGGAAGCGGTCAACATCATGCTAGAGGCCCACAATACGGGTGTTGCTCTGGTTATTGTTTGCCCCTTGGAACCGGCGGAATTTTACTGCGAAGGGCTGCGGCGCAAGGGCCTAACCAGCACCATTGAACCCGAATGCTAA
- a CDS encoding trypsin-like peptidase domain-containing protein, giving the protein MHKAAAIGLALWMLGSAGFMSGRAAPTPLVAQARLSKSQIADVAEKITVLIQTPAGHGSGTIVGRNGDVYTVLTAKHVIESIQPGEEADITTHDGKVYPLNRQAIQPLPNVDLAVVQFRSSVNYPQAKLGNDLAIKRGMTVHVAGFPLPGQAITKPVLQFTSGDVTATSENLLKDGYSLTYTNNTLPGMSGGPVLNEQGEVVGIHGRAEGRYQSTQQGMVALKSGFNLAVPIRTYVAWVNKQPIRIQTTATTAQELFISAERKFNAGDIQGALADLNQLIKLEPNSALAYMSRGIIKALDQKDYAGALADYNQALKLDPNNADIYGNRAFAKAGLRDFTGAMSDADQAIRLRPNYDRAYIVRGLVKSQMNDYAGALADATRAVELNPNSADAWLMRATAYVYLNQPRRVLDDVNRALALNPRESSSYAIRSLARAALQDVKGALEDAQQAVLLDNTSALAFTARSTARLLIQDYSGAMADAERAMQLNPANPDNYFMRGAARAGLGDARGACQDWQTASQLGSAEARQMHRQFCF; this is encoded by the coding sequence ATGCACAAAGCGGCGGCGATTGGCCTGGCGCTGTGGATGCTGGGGAGCGCTGGGTTCATGTCAGGACGAGCAGCACCTACGCCGCTTGTTGCCCAAGCCCGCTTGAGTAAAAGTCAAATTGCGGATGTCGCGGAAAAAATCACCGTTTTGATTCAAACACCAGCGGGGCACGGGTCGGGGACAATTGTGGGACGCAATGGAGATGTCTATACCGTTCTCACGGCCAAACACGTGATTGAGAGCATTCAACCGGGGGAAGAAGCCGATATTACTACCCACGACGGCAAGGTGTATCCCCTGAATCGGCAAGCCATCCAACCCCTGCCCAACGTGGATTTAGCGGTGGTGCAGTTTCGCAGTTCGGTCAATTATCCCCAAGCGAAATTGGGCAATGACCTGGCCATCAAACGGGGGATGACGGTGCATGTCGCGGGTTTTCCCTTACCGGGCCAGGCCATCACGAAACCGGTCTTGCAGTTCACCAGCGGCGATGTCACGGCCACGTCCGAAAACCTTTTGAAAGACGGTTACTCGCTCACCTACACCAACAACACGCTGCCAGGGATGAGCGGGGGTCCGGTACTCAACGAACAAGGCGAGGTGGTTGGGATTCATGGGCGCGCCGAAGGCCGCTATCAGTCCACGCAACAGGGGATGGTGGCGCTCAAATCCGGGTTTAATCTGGCGGTGCCGATTCGTACCTATGTCGCCTGGGTGAATAAACAACCGATTCGCATCCAAACCACGGCCACTACAGCTCAAGAACTCTTTATCTCTGCCGAGCGCAAGTTCAACGCTGGCGATATACAAGGGGCGCTGGCGGATTTGAACCAGTTGATCAAGCTGGAACCGAATTCGGCGTTGGCCTACATGAGCCGGGGGATCATCAAAGCCCTTGACCAGAAGGACTACGCCGGCGCCTTGGCCGATTACAACCAGGCTCTGAAACTCGACCCCAACAATGCTGACATTTACGGGAACCGGGCGTTTGCCAAGGCGGGACTGCGGGATTTTACAGGAGCCATGTCCGATGCCGACCAAGCCATTCGCCTGCGACCGAATTATGACCGGGCTTACATCGTACGGGGACTGGTGAAAAGTCAAATGAACGATTATGCCGGCGCTTTGGCTGATGCAACACGGGCGGTGGAATTGAACCCGAACTCGGCGGATGCGTGGTTAATGCGGGCGACAGCCTACGTGTACCTGAACCAGCCCCGCCGGGTTTTGGACGATGTCAACCGCGCGCTGGCTTTGAACCCTAGGGAGTCGTCCAGCTATGCGATCCGTTCGCTGGCCCGAGCCGCGTTGCAGGATGTCAAAGGGGCGCTCGAGGATGCGCAGCAGGCAGTTCTTTTGGACAACACCAGCGCGCTCGCGTTTACCGCCCGCAGTACGGCCCGTTTATTGATCCAGGACTACAGCGGCGCAATGGCTGATGCCGAGCGGGCGATGCAGTTGAACCCCGCGAATCCCGACAACTACTTCATGCGCGGGGCCGCCCGAGCTGGTCTGGGAGATGCGCGGGGAGCTTGTCAGGATTGGCAAACCGCCAGTCAACTAGGGAGCGCCGAAGCCCGCCAAATGCACCGACAATTCTGCTTTTGA
- a CDS encoding Na+:solute symporter yields the protein MTVADWVVVGLYLVASLGLGLYLAQRGSQSLEEFFVSGRALPWWLAGTSMAATTFSIDTPLYVCGLVAKRGVAGNWEWWSFAFTHVVLIYLFARLWRRAEIITDAELTELRYGGQPAALLRATKAFLFAVPINCIGMGYALLAMVKVVDALDIWSSLGIDPGPNGKLWSVIGISVLVLVYAGVAGLWGVVVTDLFQFALALVGAVIVAVAALQHVGGMGRIVAHFQGTEMLRLWPWGEQVGLSASTLFAYVFVQWWAFRRSDGGGEFIQRLAATRNEREAERAAWWFNLLHYVVRTWPWVVVALAARMLYPDLSDPELGYPRLMRDFLPPVLLGLVVASLLAAFMSTMSTLINWGASYLTCDLYQRFVRPQASQAELVGVGRIASVLITALAGLAAFYAQEVTTVFRLVIAMGTGPGLVLILRWFWWRINAAAEWTAMVAGFFIGLGTTVVPVIRIPDFGWRLMVTTGLTALAWLTVMYCTPPESEETLNAFYRRVRPGGPGWRRQQQATGLPPLQDLGWEIQRTLAGVGLLLGALLGVGGFLLWQPLAGWTCWSLAVLAGWWLHRLNRREKASQM from the coding sequence GTGACCGTTGCCGATTGGGTGGTCGTGGGGCTTTATCTGGTTGCTAGCTTGGGGTTGGGGCTGTACCTGGCGCAGCGCGGTAGTCAAAGCTTAGAAGAATTCTTTGTCTCAGGACGGGCGCTCCCCTGGTGGCTGGCGGGAACTAGCATGGCGGCGACCACGTTTTCGATTGATACGCCGTTGTACGTGTGCGGGTTGGTGGCCAAACGGGGGGTGGCAGGCAACTGGGAATGGTGGAGTTTTGCCTTTACCCATGTGGTGTTGATTTATCTTTTTGCGCGGCTATGGCGACGGGCAGAAATTATCACCGATGCGGAATTAACGGAATTGCGCTATGGGGGTCAACCGGCGGCGTTGCTCCGGGCGACTAAGGCCTTTTTGTTTGCCGTGCCGATCAATTGCATCGGTATGGGCTACGCACTCCTGGCAATGGTAAAGGTGGTGGACGCCTTGGACATTTGGAGCAGTTTGGGAATCGACCCTGGGCCAAATGGCAAGTTGTGGAGTGTGATAGGCATCAGCGTGCTGGTATTGGTCTATGCCGGTGTCGCTGGTTTGTGGGGCGTGGTGGTCACGGATTTATTCCAATTCGCCTTGGCGCTGGTGGGTGCAGTGATTGTCGCGGTAGCGGCGCTGCAACACGTGGGTGGCATGGGAAGGATTGTCGCCCATTTTCAAGGCACGGAAATGCTGCGACTGTGGCCTTGGGGTGAGCAGGTGGGGCTGTCGGCCAGTACGTTGTTTGCCTACGTGTTTGTGCAGTGGTGGGCGTTTCGGCGTAGCGATGGGGGCGGGGAATTTATCCAGCGGCTGGCGGCGACCCGAAACGAACGAGAAGCGGAACGGGCAGCCTGGTGGTTCAACTTGCTGCATTATGTAGTGCGCACCTGGCCTTGGGTGGTGGTGGCGCTGGCGGCCCGCATGCTCTACCCGGACTTAAGCGACCCAGAGTTGGGCTACCCCCGCCTGATGCGTGACTTTTTGCCGCCGGTGCTGCTGGGATTGGTGGTGGCGTCGCTATTAGCAGCGTTTATGAGTACGATGTCCACGTTGATCAACTGGGGGGCGTCCTACCTGACGTGCGACTTGTACCAGCGGTTTGTGCGGCCCCAAGCGAGTCAGGCGGAACTGGTGGGGGTGGGACGCATTGCCTCGGTGCTGATTACGGCGCTGGCGGGACTGGCGGCCTTTTACGCCCAGGAGGTCACCACCGTGTTTCGCCTGGTGATTGCCATGGGAACGGGGCCAGGTCTGGTGCTGATCCTGCGCTGGTTCTGGTGGCGGATTAATGCGGCAGCGGAATGGACGGCGATGGTGGCGGGCTTTTTCATCGGGCTGGGAACGACGGTGGTGCCGGTGATCCGAATCCCAGACTTTGGTTGGCGGTTGATGGTGACGACGGGTCTCACGGCGCTGGCCTGGCTGACCGTTATGTACTGCACTCCCCCAGAAAGCGAGGAAACCCTGAACGCCTTTTACCGACGGGTCCGGCCTGGGGGACCGGGATGGCGACGGCAACAACAGGCAACGGGTTTGCCACCTTTGCAGGATTTGGGCTGGGAAATCCAACGCACGCTAGCCGGGGTTGGACTGCTGCTGGGGGCGCTCCTGGGGGTGGGGGGATTCCTGCTCTGGCAACCCCTGGCGGGCTGGACCTGCTGGAGTCTGGCGGTACTGGCAGGCTGGTGGCTCCATCGTCTAAATCGCCGCGAGAAAGCAAGCCAAATGTAA
- a CDS encoding AarF/ABC1/UbiB kinase family protein has translation MSKSSIEQLRRYDPEVIAAYYRWRLWRVWGRLLQVGWAMAQFVAALVWDHLTGREEPNRPQRAAQLRELITRLGPTFIKVGQALSTRPDLVRRDYLEELTLLQDQLPSFPNAVAYQIIESELGRPVADIYEELSPEPVAAASLGQVYRGRLRTGEEVAVKVQRPGLIPILTLDLYILRELAHFLQPWLPIHMKDDLRSIVDEFGRKLFEEIDYLHEACNAEKFADNFRDDPTVKVPKIYWAYTNHRVLTLEWIHGYKLTDADVVKKAGIEMHEFVQIGVRAGLKQLLEFGFFHADPHPGNLFLTTDGKLAYIDFGMMDQLTQEAKEQLADALVHLVNKDYTELARDFVRLGFLPPDTDITPIVPALEAVWQKAVGSQLRDFRFKQATDEFSDLMYRYPFRVPAHFALIIRSLVTQEGIAMSLDPDFRIVDAAYPYVAQRLLTGETPAFRRRLMEVLFKDNRFQWQRLESLLSVAQQAGDLDLRPVLGPALSYLFSEEGQFLRTQLILALTEDDRLHLAEVERLWRLVRGQLRPKALLELAWQQREALLLKFG, from the coding sequence ATGAGTAAGAGCAGCATTGAACAGTTGCGGCGGTACGACCCTGAGGTCATTGCGGCGTATTACCGGTGGCGGCTCTGGCGGGTGTGGGGACGGCTGCTGCAAGTCGGTTGGGCGATGGCGCAGTTTGTTGCGGCGTTGGTGTGGGACCACCTCACTGGGCGGGAGGAACCCAATCGGCCCCAGCGGGCGGCCCAACTGCGGGAGTTGATTACTCGCCTGGGTCCCACCTTCATCAAAGTGGGGCAAGCCTTATCCACGCGACCGGATTTGGTGCGCCGGGACTATCTGGAAGAATTGACGTTGCTCCAGGACCAGTTGCCGTCGTTTCCCAATGCGGTGGCCTACCAGATCATCGAGAGCGAACTGGGGCGGCCTGTAGCGGATATCTATGAGGAACTCTCCCCAGAACCAGTGGCGGCGGCGAGTTTGGGACAGGTCTATCGGGGCCGCTTGCGCACGGGGGAAGAGGTGGCGGTCAAGGTCCAGCGACCGGGTTTGATTCCCATTCTCACCCTTGATCTCTACATCCTGCGGGAATTGGCCCATTTCCTACAGCCCTGGTTGCCCATTCACATGAAGGATGACTTGCGCTCGATTGTGGATGAGTTCGGGCGTAAATTGTTTGAGGAAATTGATTATTTGCATGAGGCTTGCAACGCGGAAAAATTTGCCGATAATTTCCGAGATGACCCGACGGTGAAAGTCCCCAAAATTTACTGGGCTTACACCAATCACCGGGTGCTGACGCTGGAGTGGATCCACGGCTATAAACTCACGGATGCCGACGTGGTGAAAAAAGCTGGGATTGAAATGCACGAATTTGTGCAAATTGGGGTGCGGGCTGGGTTGAAACAGTTGCTGGAATTTGGCTTTTTTCACGCTGATCCCCACCCAGGCAATTTGTTTCTCACCACCGACGGCAAGTTGGCCTATATTGACTTCGGCATGATGGACCAACTGACCCAGGAAGCCAAAGAGCAATTAGCCGATGCCCTGGTGCATTTGGTCAACAAGGACTACACAGAATTGGCCAGGGATTTTGTGCGGTTAGGTTTCTTGCCCCCCGATACGGACATTACCCCCATCGTGCCGGCCTTGGAGGCGGTTTGGCAAAAGGCTGTTGGGAGTCAATTGCGGGATTTTCGCTTCAAGCAGGCCACCGATGAATTTTCGGATTTGATGTATCGTTATCCGTTTCGGGTGCCAGCCCATTTTGCGCTGATCATTCGTTCGCTGGTCACCCAAGAAGGAATCGCCATGAGTTTGGATCCCGATTTCCGGATTGTGGATGCGGCCTATCCCTACGTGGCGCAGCGGTTGCTTACGGGTGAAACGCCCGCGTTCCGGCGGCGACTGATGGAGGTGCTATTCAAAGATAACCGGTTCCAGTGGCAACGGTTAGAAAGTCTGCTATCGGTGGCGCAACAGGCGGGCGATTTGGATTTGCGACCAGTTCTGGGACCGGCGTTGAGTTATTTGTTTTCGGAGGAAGGCCAGTTTTTGCGCACCCAGTTAATTTTGGCCTTGACAGAGGATGACCGGCTGCACCTGGCGGAAGTGGAACGGTTGTGGCGGTTGGTGCGGGGGCAACTGCGTCCCAAAGCCCTGTTAGAATTAGCATGGCAACAGCGGGAGGCGTTACTGCTCAAATTTGGGTGA
- a CDS encoding type II toxin-antitoxin system RelE/ParE family toxin — protein sequence MTDLMLEFSPDLGMPHTKALGNGLFELRLKGQEGIARLFYCTPTGQRIVMLHGYIKKAQKIPLRVLKMARRCMLEGRTVDHTELKARLLTKPKTRSIYEDLADEFDLLRQVLAVRRGARLTQTQVAERMEMKPAAIARLESALVTGKPSPSLATLRRYAKVLGYKLEIRLTQPQGDVSSRRSVHSLS from the coding sequence TTGACGGACTTGATGCTTGAGTTTAGCCCTGATTTGGGTATGCCTCATACCAAGGCGCTCGGTAACGGTTTGTTTGAACTTCGGTTAAAAGGCCAAGAAGGCATTGCTCGTTTGTTTTACTGTACCCCAACTGGTCAACGAATTGTTATGCTACACGGCTACATTAAGAAGGCACAAAAGATTCCACTTCGAGTACTTAAAATGGCTAGAAGATGCATGTTGGAGGGAAGAACCGTAGACCACACTGAACTCAAAGCTAGGCTTCTGACTAAGCCGAAAACACGCTCTATCTATGAAGACTTAGCAGATGAATTTGATCTGCTCCGTCAAGTATTAGCAGTTAGACGCGGAGCCCGACTGACTCAGACTCAAGTCGCAGAGCGGATGGAAATGAAACCGGCTGCTATTGCCCGCCTAGAGTCAGCACTTGTCACGGGCAAACCATCACCGTCACTGGCTACCTTGCGTCGCTATGCTAAGGTGCTAGGATATAAGCTGGAAATCAGGTTGACTCAACCCCAAGGCGATGTATCTTCCCGCCGGTCTGTTCATTCGCTAAGCTGA
- a CDS encoding DUF427 domain-containing protein, which translates to MAQAIWEGVVLADSDRYEVVEGNVYFPPEALKMEYFRPSATQTTCGWKGVAHYYTIVVNGKENPDAAWYYPDPKPAAQHIKGYVAFWRGVQVKR; encoded by the coding sequence ATGGCGCAAGCGATTTGGGAAGGGGTTGTGCTAGCCGACAGCGACCGCTACGAAGTCGTGGAGGGCAATGTGTATTTCCCGCCGGAAGCGTTGAAGATGGAGTATTTTCGTCCCAGTGCCACCCAGACCACCTGCGGCTGGAAGGGCGTTGCCCATTACTACACCATCGTCGTCAACGGCAAGGAGAATCCCGATGCAGCCTGGTATTACCCTGACCCGAAACCAGCAGCCCAACATATCAAGGGCTACGTGGCCTTTTGGCGAGGGGTGCAAGTGAAACGGTAA